From Caldilineales bacterium, a single genomic window includes:
- a CDS encoding phosphodiester glycosidase family protein, which produces MKHFWHVLRILIVLSVIILALGGAVALAQGEDPPDPPLSLAEPVMVPLPFATMTTEAGVDADAFPMNSGLVEDFVHIDAPDGPIISAEPRSLPLSDTTSTQSDLSTDIEMQGPVIDHRSEIEVTDFGVPTDAHPIGVPLGANGSSTSEETMQEAGDALSPTDSSVTVTSARTGDGSSNTKTSFNGGETIRYLGVVTNTTGATRNAAFRWTLNGPCGSTTLWSGNLDTPAGPAEWYLQGSTPSNCPGNYTYTLSVTYNGQTTSRSATFTIAGSGSVTVTSARTGDGSSNTKTSFNGGETIRYLGVVTNTTGATRNAAFRWSLSGPCGSVTLWSGNLDTPAGPAEWYLQGSTPSNCPGNYTYTLSVTYNGQTTSRSATFSIAGSDSGSGIDYHTRSGVHVFKIDMQNSKLSFEMVMAGDKTSVNYGKPSASPREYVRDMVARAPYSSRNPILAFNADYFGDNSNGTGHHGPQGLTVKNGSRFDGKYADPPEPDRDGNEWKVSSLSISRTKAVRMGKLTACNGSAGGCYDWWPNDTYYNTVGGGPLFIENGARIGGSNQNSTQPCRNEQPNGDWDWYCNTSIKWTAAGVTQDGRYLIIVVSDITKTMDQIAEVLIAESAWRAIKLDGGRSTQVWYKNANPRSIIGGGRPVANSLMVFSQ; this is translated from the coding sequence ATGAAACATTTTTGGCATGTCCTTCGCATTCTCATCGTTTTGAGTGTCATCATCCTTGCCCTAGGCGGCGCGGTGGCGCTGGCGCAGGGGGAGGACCCGCCCGATCCTCCGCTGTCCCTTGCAGAACCTGTGATGGTGCCGCTTCCTTTCGCGACGATGACGACCGAAGCTGGGGTGGACGCAGATGCGTTTCCTATGAATAGTGGGCTGGTCGAGGATTTCGTTCACATCGATGCACCGGATGGTCCGATAATCAGTGCTGAACCTCGATCCCTGCCACTATCTGATACGACATCAACACAATCGGACCTATCGACTGATATCGAGATGCAAGGTCCTGTGATTGACCATCGATCAGAAATAGAAGTCACTGACTTCGGGGTTCCAACAGATGCGCATCCAATTGGAGTCCCATTAGGCGCCAATGGATCATCCACCTCTGAAGAAACAATGCAGGAGGCAGGCGATGCCCTGTCTCCTACAGATAGCAGTGTGACCGTGACCTCGGCGCGCACCGGGGATGGCAGCAGCAACACCAAGACTTCGTTCAATGGCGGTGAGACCATCCGCTATCTCGGCGTCGTCACCAACACCACCGGCGCCACCCGCAACGCCGCTTTCCGCTGGACGCTCAACGGCCCCTGCGGCTCGACCACACTCTGGTCGGGCAATCTCGACACGCCTGCCGGCCCAGCAGAGTGGTATCTGCAAGGCAGCACACCCTCCAACTGCCCCGGCAACTACACCTACACCCTCTCCGTCACCTACAACGGCCAGACTACCTCCCGCAGCGCCACCTTCACCATCGCTGGCAGCGGCAGTGTGACCGTGACCTCGGCGCGCACCGGGGATGGCAGCAGCAACACCAAGACTTCGTTCAATGGCGGTGAGACCATCCGCTATCTCGGCGTCGTCACCAACACCACCGGCGCCACCCGCAACGCCGCCTTCCGTTGGTCGCTCAGCGGCCCCTGCGGCTCGGTCACGCTCTGGTCAGGCAATCTCGACACCCCCGCCGGCCCGGCGGAATGGTATCTGCAAGGCAGCACACCCTCCAATTGCCCCGGCAACTACACCTACACCCTCTCCGTCACCTACAACGGCCAGACTACCTCCCGCAGCGCCACCTTCAGCATCGCTGGCAGCGACAGTGGCAGCGGAATCGACTACCACACACGATCAGGGGTGCATGTATTCAAGATAGACATGCAGAACTCGAAACTATCATTCGAGATGGTTATGGCCGGGGACAAGACGAGTGTGAACTATGGCAAACCATCAGCTAGTCCACGCGAGTATGTTCGCGATATGGTTGCTCGCGCACCATATTCTAGCCGAAATCCAATTCTTGCATTCAATGCGGATTACTTTGGCGATAACTCAAATGGAACAGGACACCATGGGCCACAGGGTTTGACAGTAAAAAATGGCTCTCGCTTTGATGGTAAATATGCCGATCCACCAGAACCAGATAGAGATGGCAATGAGTGGAAGGTGAGTTCGCTATCAATTTCCCGCACAAAAGCTGTGCGTATGGGAAAGCTGACCGCCTGTAATGGGTCAGCCGGTGGTTGCTACGATTGGTGGCCTAATGACACCTACTATAACACGGTTGGAGGTGGCCCTCTGTTTATCGAGAATGGAGCGCGCATCGGAGGCTCAAACCAGAACAGTACCCAGCCGTGTCGCAACGAACAACCTAACGGTGACTGGGATTGGTACTGCAATACCAGCATCAAATGGACCGCCGCTGGCGTTACTCAGGATGGTCGTTACCTCATCATCGTCGTCTCAGACATAACAAAAACCATGGATCAGATCGCTGAGGTGCTAATCGCAGAAAGTGCATGGCGGGCAATCAAACTTGACGGTGGTAGGTCAACCCAAGTCTGGTATAAGAATGCCAATCCGCGCTCCATTATTGGAGGTGGGCGACCTGTTGCGAACTCGCTGATGGTTTTCTCCCAATAG
- a CDS encoding exo-alpha-sialidase, translating into MEPQTFVAGIEYLGGVMGSTPSFLTDDTSNIAERKNFYSRNAGQTWSEHYAFWQTPSAVGYNMIRAWVETNAATPTGSPTVTPTPTPSPTATPTLEVVPEALWPGHIIGYSKQHTLARAPNGRLHLVYFDLGHRSLFYAWSDDNGAHWQPPIETRSPFYTFDEPGGGGSLVVDPDGSTLHLLIGQDLSTTAGTGGINGALYFRYHDGQWSAPERVANGGYAYNLAVGSDDRVHIVWSIRDIWYRVRSQSGSWGPERKLASGGWHPDIDVGPNGDIHIAYNDNDPCCASTWVEVRYLHSSDGGATWAAPERLTNDDRWSGSTAGAVDDRGRYHLTYLASGQTQGDVFYRRRETTGLWSEPEPLFQGVIISETGAGSPALESDAVGNLVVVLNCLDANHITHVCLQPRDAQRGWLDPRQLLGTRAEQSGLAQSRLNFACLDVIWNINQQVAYRCVTDVVIQPTPTPTPTPTATPGDYHARVMDERGTPQSGARVYRNGEFMGRTRSDGVLDLPPLAAGDELIALAPQPLSAASISGHTARSAHDRDLDGDATADPWAFQVFLTNLSQSPDLGPLHPGLIDDSAPGERRLVVYRDSPLIMFNLTVSIEWDADQTYLDDLQLALRRASAYLYDVTDGQMALGRITIFDRGEHWADADLRIAANNQIRPRAAVAGVDGARGDFDARFGPLWNGDSSRRGGDGDDCPAGVWSCATGYRTLVHEMGHYLLGLYDEYIRFPAGQGPQDAFCTHLEQAGNPPPEPNRASIMDYQYDTSELADKFRPELWSEACTRTEHWDRTGGESDWDTVLRRFHAANGAPSLDCRPGVPVPPNVSYCLWRPSGRGQVLPQPEPYTWPVKRVWPWPVIDRQASPDGPPLRTLYINWQGATDSNQSYQLRTVAVGQQDGRTVNIEQGLTVNNSIDLFGVAEGSALILHTLDRRVEATIAISTTGDINLTLVNPRPALAAHVRTAARMTLTPQTDGQGIRVEVTGSGQEEGWVEYALAGEEPDRSRLHREGDVQSAVLPIDLRFRATGKVAILTSDGQPSGPHLSAAFTARGLSALAPADVYSPDGRFWLHLRAGQVPNDTFVVVSVLGALADGLPQGWLPGGQVYAVRYTGVGPAPQGQIWVAPDHEREKASMVGGAALLGQSGSGAGWAQMQGVEMGEDGSLDGVWSEGQIVVAWPVQEKVFLPRLWRAER; encoded by the coding sequence ATGGAACCTCAGACATTCGTCGCCGGCATCGAGTACTTAGGCGGAGTCATGGGCAGCACACCATCATTCCTGACCGACGATACCAGTAATATCGCCGAACGCAAGAACTTCTACAGCCGCAACGCTGGCCAAACGTGGTCCGAGCACTATGCTTTCTGGCAGACGCCGTCCGCAGTGGGCTACAACATGATACGAGCTTGGGTCGAAACGAACGCAGCTACGCCAACCGGATCGCCCACAGTTACACCTACACCCACGCCTAGCCCAACTGCCACTCCTACCCTTGAAGTCGTTCCTGAGGCACTGTGGCCGGGCCATATCATCGGTTATAGTAAACAACACACGTTGGCGCGAGCGCCGAATGGACGGCTCCATCTGGTGTACTTCGATCTCGGCCATCGCTCACTTTTCTATGCCTGGAGTGACGACAACGGCGCCCATTGGCAACCGCCCATAGAGACGCGTAGCCCTTTCTACACCTTTGACGAACCAGGCGGCGGCGGCTCTTTAGTCGTCGATCCCGATGGGAGCACCTTGCACTTGCTGATTGGTCAAGACCTCAGTACGACGGCAGGGACAGGCGGCATCAACGGCGCACTCTATTTTCGCTACCACGATGGCCAGTGGTCGGCCCCCGAACGAGTCGCCAACGGGGGCTATGCTTACAACCTGGCGGTAGGGTCGGATGACCGCGTTCATATTGTCTGGAGCATTAGGGATATCTGGTATCGGGTGCGGTCGCAGAGTGGCAGTTGGGGGCCAGAACGCAAGTTGGCCAGCGGCGGTTGGCATCCTGATATCGATGTAGGGCCAAATGGGGACATCCACATCGCCTACAATGACAACGACCCTTGCTGCGCATCAACCTGGGTCGAGGTGCGCTATCTGCACTCGAGCGATGGCGGCGCCACCTGGGCCGCGCCCGAACGCCTGACCAACGACGATCGCTGGTCAGGTTCGACGGCAGGAGCAGTCGATGACCGCGGGCGTTATCATCTCACCTACCTGGCCTCAGGTCAGACACAAGGCGACGTATTCTATCGCCGCCGCGAGACCACGGGCCTGTGGAGCGAGCCGGAACCGCTCTTCCAAGGTGTCATCATCAGTGAGACTGGCGCCGGCTCTCCGGCATTGGAATCGGACGCGGTCGGGAATTTGGTAGTAGTGCTGAACTGCCTGGACGCCAACCATATCACACACGTCTGCTTACAGCCGCGTGACGCTCAACGTGGCTGGCTGGATCCACGGCAGTTGCTGGGAACTCGCGCTGAACAGTCTGGGTTGGCGCAAAGTAGGTTGAACTTCGCTTGCCTAGATGTGATCTGGAATATCAATCAGCAGGTCGCCTATCGCTGCGTCACCGACGTCGTCATCCAACCAACCCCCACGCCGACCCCCACTCCCACCGCCACGCCCGGCGACTATCATGCACGGGTGATGGACGAACGGGGAACGCCACAATCTGGGGCACGTGTCTACCGCAACGGCGAGTTTATGGGGCGGACACGCAGCGATGGCGTGCTCGATTTGCCACCGTTGGCGGCAGGGGATGAGTTGATCGCGCTGGCGCCACAGCCACTCAGCGCAGCCTCAATCTCTGGCCACACGGCGCGCAGCGCCCATGACCGTGACCTGGATGGCGATGCGACCGCCGACCCCTGGGCCTTCCAGGTCTTCCTCACCAATCTCAGCCAAAGTCCCGACCTCGGCCCCCTGCACCCCGGTCTGATCGATGACTCTGCTCCCGGCGAGCGGCGCCTGGTCGTCTATCGCGACAGCCCTCTCATCATGTTCAACCTGACCGTCTCTATCGAATGGGACGCCGACCAAACCTACCTGGACGACTTGCAACTCGCTCTGCGCCGGGCCTCGGCTTATCTCTACGATGTGACCGACGGCCAGATGGCGCTAGGTCGAATCACGATCTTCGACCGCGGCGAGCATTGGGCCGACGCCGACCTTCGCATTGCCGCCAATAACCAGATCCGTCCTCGTGCAGCAGTGGCGGGCGTAGACGGCGCGCGGGGCGACTTCGATGCCCGCTTTGGCCCGCTCTGGAACGGCGATAGCTCCCGGCGAGGCGGCGACGGCGATGACTGTCCTGCCGGCGTCTGGTCGTGCGCCACGGGCTACCGCACCCTTGTCCACGAGATGGGGCATTATCTGCTCGGCCTCTACGATGAGTATATTCGCTTCCCTGCCGGTCAGGGACCGCAAGATGCCTTCTGCACCCACCTGGAACAGGCCGGCAATCCTCCACCAGAGCCAAATCGAGCCTCGATCATGGATTACCAATACGATACCAGTGAGTTAGCCGACAAGTTCCGACCTGAATTGTGGAGCGAAGCCTGCACCCGCACCGAGCACTGGGATCGCACCGGCGGTGAATCGGATTGGGACACGGTATTGCGCCGTTTCCACGCCGCCAATGGCGCGCCCTCGCTCGATTGCCGCCCCGGCGTCCCTGTTCCGCCCAACGTCTCCTACTGTCTCTGGCGTCCGTCCGGTCGCGGCCAGGTGCTGCCACAACCGGAGCCGTACACCTGGCCGGTGAAACGCGTCTGGCCGTGGCCGGTCATCGACAGGCAGGCGTCGCCAGACGGCCCGCCGCTGCGAACCCTGTACATCAACTGGCAAGGCGCAACCGATTCGAATCAGTCGTATCAATTGCGGACAGTCGCTGTAGGGCAGCAAGACGGGCGAACGGTGAATATCGAGCAGGGCCTGACCGTTAACAACTCCATCGATCTCTTCGGCGTCGCCGAGGGATCGGCCTTGATTCTGCACACGCTCGACCGCCGCGTCGAGGCCACGATCGCCATCTCGACCACAGGCGACATCAACCTGACGCTGGTCAATCCCCGCCCGGCGTTGGCTGCCCATGTTCGAACAGCGGCGCGGATGACGTTGACTCCGCAAACGGACGGGCAGGGAATACGCGTCGAGGTAACAGGCTCGGGCCAGGAGGAAGGATGGGTCGAGTACGCGTTGGCCGGAGAAGAACCAGACCGCAGCCGTCTGCACCGAGAAGGCGATGTGCAAAGCGCAGTGTTGCCGATCGATCTCCGTTTCCGCGCCACCGGCAAGGTCGCCATTCTCACGAGCGATGGCCAGCCATCCGGTCCGCACCTGAGCGCAGCCTTCACTGCTCGCGGGCTATCGGCGCTGGCCCCGGCCGATGTCTATTCCCCCGATGGCCGCTTCTGGCTCCACTTGCGAGCGGGGCAGGTTCCAAACGACACCTTCGTGGTCGTGAGCGTGTTGGGGGCGCTGGCGGATGGCTTGCCGCAGGGCTGGCTGCCGGGCGGCCAGGTCTATGCGGTGCGCTATACAGGCGTCGGTCCGGCGCCGCAGGGTCAGATTTGGGTAGCGCCCGACCATGAGCGGGAGAAGGCGTCGATGGTTGGCGGGGCGGCGCTGCTAGGCCAGTCCGGGTCGGGGGCGGGATGGGCGCAAATGCAGGGGGTGGAGATGGGCGAGGATGGCAGCCTGGACGGTGTCTGGAGCGAAGGTCAGATCGTGGTGGCCTGGCCAGTGCAGGAAAAGGTGTTCTTGCCTAGGTTATGGAGAGCAGAGAGATAG
- a CDS encoding CHAT domain-containing protein: MTKIHNRDHAEIEATLMKAAVEDDEAVISAAKMLFFDALSNRDDGRARAVSDTLIRFLLPKRTARAWSAYFRAVLASVQQRWDRAESYALQVLRLADAAELRGRACNELGILYDHLGRWQDAIGFYQTGLAAFAVAGDTEYIAKLNKNLGTALVRGVEAGVFAADHLHEAEIRIRQALDYFARQGPPRQQASAWNELGTVYKAQSRWQDAAACYEHYRVYFADRGEALGQGQALNNRGEVLRLTGRLAEAEANFLAALDLTSGDIWEEIDVLINLAHTQADLGRDREAALTTDRALARVESLRARLQTASTRTDFFAVQQRSYAWRAHLAFKSKQLDQVFSLSERAKSRTFGDLLAGQRLQPHGDVPLRWQREETNLRRRLDDLLAHPLAESDRHAELVATIEARWLELRQRIAHRDAEFGSLGFAAPLTAEAVQARLPSYAALLSYFESEGELLAILVQPDSIRVFPLGVSLAAIGEASFDAKGRPRGLLAQGDRLGRPWVLGQLGRVLLGPLTAHLEEIDHVCIVPQGALHHLPFAALRLDESGRALREIVGAVSQAPSATVWLDYCQSRTVAPADAMVLGFDGKTLTHAEAEAHAIGKLLGVDALMGIAATRPALASRGSSARLLHLACPGLYRPDQPLRSGIHLADGFLDVTATCRRLRLQAELVTLSGCETGLGYIQSGDEIAGLVRAWLYAGAAGVLVSLWTVNDLSTRLLMQEFYPRLAEVGPARALILAQVTLATMATRPLTERLLGEGISALEIESYLGQLSRLWDSLDPDHPLAHPYFWAGFVLQGGRFAGSGSPLGGV, encoded by the coding sequence ATGACAAAGATTCATAACCGAGATCACGCCGAAATCGAAGCGACGCTGATGAAGGCGGCGGTAGAAGACGACGAGGCCGTCATTTCTGCGGCCAAGATGCTTTTCTTCGACGCGCTCTCTAATCGTGATGACGGTCGAGCCAGGGCGGTTTCTGACACGCTGATACGGTTCTTGCTGCCCAAACGCACAGCGCGCGCCTGGTCTGCCTATTTTCGCGCCGTTTTGGCCTCGGTGCAGCAACGATGGGATCGGGCCGAAAGCTATGCGTTGCAGGTATTGCGTCTGGCCGACGCCGCTGAACTCCGCGGCCGCGCCTGCAACGAGCTGGGTATTCTTTACGACCATCTGGGGCGTTGGCAGGATGCCATCGGTTTCTATCAGACCGGCCTGGCCGCCTTTGCCGTGGCCGGCGATACCGAGTACATTGCCAAACTGAACAAGAATCTGGGTACGGCTTTGGTGCGCGGGGTCGAGGCGGGCGTCTTTGCTGCCGATCACCTGCACGAAGCCGAAATCAGAATTCGCCAGGCGCTTGACTATTTTGCCCGACAGGGTCCACCTCGACAACAAGCTTCGGCCTGGAATGAGCTGGGCACGGTCTACAAGGCCCAGAGTCGATGGCAGGATGCAGCGGCCTGCTACGAGCATTATCGAGTCTACTTTGCCGATCGAGGCGAGGCGCTGGGCCAGGGACAGGCTCTGAACAACCGCGGAGAAGTGCTGCGCTTGACCGGGCGGCTGGCTGAAGCGGAAGCCAATTTTCTGGCTGCGCTCGACCTGACTTCTGGTGACATTTGGGAAGAAATCGATGTTTTGATCAACTTAGCCCACACTCAAGCCGACCTGGGTCGTGATCGTGAAGCGGCGCTGACGACCGATCGGGCGCTGGCCAGGGTCGAGTCCTTGCGCGCTCGCCTGCAGACTGCCTCTACTCGCACCGACTTCTTCGCCGTGCAACAACGCTCCTATGCCTGGCGCGCGCATCTGGCTTTCAAATCGAAGCAACTCGATCAAGTTTTTTCCCTCTCCGAACGCGCTAAATCCCGCACCTTCGGCGATTTGTTGGCCGGACAGCGCCTGCAGCCGCACGGTGATGTCCCACTGCGTTGGCAGCGTGAAGAAACCAACCTGCGTCGCCGTCTCGATGATCTATTGGCCCACCCGTTGGCCGAATCCGACAGGCATGCTGAGTTGGTCGCTACGATCGAAGCGCGCTGGCTGGAATTACGCCAACGCATCGCCCATCGCGACGCCGAATTTGGCTCGCTCGGCTTCGCGGCGCCGCTCACAGCCGAGGCCGTACAAGCCCGCTTGCCTTCTTATGCCGCCCTACTCAGCTACTTTGAAAGCGAAGGTGAGTTGCTGGCCATCCTCGTTCAACCCGACAGTATCCGTGTTTTTCCGCTCGGAGTGTCGCTAGCGGCTATCGGTGAAGCCTCTTTCGATGCCAAAGGTCGCCCGCGCGGGCTGTTGGCCCAGGGCGACCGTTTGGGCCGGCCCTGGGTGTTAGGACAACTCGGCCGGGTCTTGCTCGGACCGCTGACAGCGCATCTCGAGGAGATCGACCATGTCTGCATCGTCCCGCAGGGTGCACTTCACCACCTTCCCTTTGCAGCCTTGCGATTGGACGAATCCGGCCGGGCTTTGCGCGAAATCGTTGGGGCAGTTTCGCAAGCGCCTAGCGCCACCGTCTGGCTGGACTATTGCCAGAGCCGTACGGTGGCTCCAGCCGACGCTATGGTGCTTGGCTTCGATGGCAAGACCCTGACGCATGCTGAAGCCGAAGCGCATGCGATCGGTAAACTGCTTGGAGTGGACGCACTGATGGGCATCGCTGCCACCCGGCCGGCGTTGGCAAGCAGAGGAAGCAGCGCCCGTTTGCTTCATCTTGCTTGCCCCGGCCTCTACCGCCCCGACCAACCTCTGCGTTCCGGCATCCATCTGGCTGATGGCTTCCTGGATGTCACTGCAACTTGTCGTCGTTTGCGTTTGCAAGCCGAACTTGTGACCCTCAGCGGCTGCGAAACTGGCCTAGGATATATCCAAAGCGGGGACGAGATCGCTGGCCTGGTGCGAGCCTGGCTCTACGCTGGAGCGGCCGGCGTGCTGGTCAGTCTGTGGACGGTGAACGATCTCTCGACCCGTTTGTTGATGCAGGAATTCTATCCTCGGCTTGCCGAAGTCGGCCCGGCGCGGGCGTTGATCCTGGCCCAAGTCACTCTTGCCACGATGGCTACCAGACCCCTGACCGAACGGCTGTTGGGCGAGGGCATCTCAGCGCTGGAGATCGAGTCTTATCTGGGTCAACTCAGCCGACTGTGGGATTCGCTTGACCCCGATCATCCGCTGGCTCACCCTTATTTTTGGGCCGGTTTCGTTCTCCAGGGCGGAAGATTTGCTGGAAGTGGGTCGCCTCTGGGAGGCGTCTAG
- a CDS encoding sigma-70 family RNA polymerase sigma factor: MNDLENRCLASVVRLTVSENWPLSAVDQTELARATWRYLSAGATDAEIETVVRNYYQDGPLYEIMSQRRYREGDDYWESYRRGFVKLAVKRGVDFTQCEDVANEAIAQALKAFSQYTFRGSLNAWLYRIAANVCNDWHSDRKRRAIVIPPSTAENTEEEDVTQSLPAPLSEQPDETILQDERHLILETTFSRLLTNRDLSILHYSFIETEYLDEQTRQPRPWNDADIARLVGLAPASIPKIRQRIVQRLAKNPELKEMMIQLLGPEWFTGRAHPVRKGRRQESDQYG; encoded by the coding sequence ATGAACGATCTCGAGAACCGCTGCCTTGCATCGGTAGTCAGATTGACCGTAAGCGAAAACTGGCCTCTGTCCGCAGTCGATCAGACCGAGTTAGCCCGCGCCACTTGGCGTTATCTCTCCGCGGGGGCGACGGACGCCGAGATCGAGACAGTTGTGCGGAACTACTATCAGGATGGTCCGCTCTACGAGATCATGAGTCAGCGGCGTTATCGCGAGGGTGATGACTACTGGGAATCCTATCGGCGAGGGTTTGTCAAACTTGCCGTGAAAAGAGGCGTCGACTTCACTCAGTGCGAAGATGTTGCCAATGAAGCGATCGCACAGGCGTTGAAGGCTTTTTCGCAATACACCTTTAGGGGTTCTTTGAACGCCTGGTTGTATCGGATCGCCGCCAACGTTTGCAACGACTGGCATAGTGATCGTAAGCGCCGTGCGATTGTCATCCCACCATCAACAGCAGAGAATACAGAGGAAGAAGATGTCACCCAATCTCTACCGGCGCCATTGTCAGAACAGCCGGACGAGACCATCCTTCAGGATGAACGCCATCTCATTCTCGAAACCACTTTCAGTCGGCTACTGACCAACCGCGATCTCTCGATCCTGCATTATAGTTTTATCGAGACCGAATACCTCGATGAACAGACAAGGCAACCACGACCCTGGAATGATGCCGATATTGCCAGGTTGGTAGGTCTGGCGCCGGCAAGTATTCCCAAGATTCGCCAGCGCATCGTACAGCGTCTAGCCAAGAATCCCGAATTGAAGGAAATGATGATCCAACTGCTTGGCCCGGAATGGTTTACGGGCCGGGCGCACCCTGTCAGAAAAGGTCGCCGACAGGAGTCTGATCAGTATGGGTAA